Proteins from one Paraburkholderia acidisoli genomic window:
- a CDS encoding CvpA family protein — translation MFTAFDYAVMAVIGLSALRGAWRGFIGEIFGLIGWIAALLVACRYVDRVVPFIPATWPGGALTQWLIAFALIVIGVVLVAGVGNALLGRLVQVSGLSGVDRSLGMMFGLVRGVVLVLILVVLAGLTELPQQDFWRKALLRPYAEQGVHELKPLLPETLAAYVHV, via the coding sequence ATGTTCACGGCATTCGACTACGCTGTAATGGCGGTGATCGGCCTGTCGGCGCTGCGCGGCGCGTGGCGGGGCTTCATCGGCGAGATTTTTGGTTTGATCGGCTGGATCGCGGCATTGCTCGTGGCCTGCCGCTACGTGGACCGTGTGGTGCCCTTCATTCCGGCAACCTGGCCGGGCGGGGCGCTCACGCAATGGCTGATCGCGTTCGCGCTGATCGTCATTGGCGTGGTGCTCGTAGCCGGCGTGGGCAATGCGCTGCTCGGCCGTCTGGTGCAGGTGAGCGGGCTGTCCGGCGTGGACCGTTCGCTCGGGATGATGTTCGGCCTCGTGCGAGGCGTCGTGCTGGTGTTGATCCTCGTCGTCCTTGCCGGGCTGACCGAGCTGCCCCAGCAGGACTTCTGGCGCAAGGCGCTGCTGCGGCCGTATGCCGAGCAGGGCGTGCACGAACTGAAACCTCTGTTGCCCGAGACGCTCGCGGCCTACGTTCACGTCTGA
- a CDS encoding SPOR domain-containing protein, whose amino-acid sequence MGLFSFGSKKDDDAPRRRGEETGSSRRRSQSTRVERRSRRPDRSGDAEAMLLDPTLPEKQRARRRLVGAIALVLAAIVILPMVLDSHPKPVTDDIAIDIPSRPADKSSARQHDAEDTQAGVAPDNPAAAESTGASGLAAASSSQATQTADTKKPAAAAQKPAQNAATGTTPGTASQQAAQAHASKPAAASAATSTASRSKPVDTTQANNDSATSSSTNASTDAGTPSTPPGARFAVQLGAFSNGNTARNWVTKLKAAGVPAYVEERKEADGTTRTLLRAGPFPDRASATAAIAKVRGAGLMAGSNSNAE is encoded by the coding sequence ATGGGACTTTTCTCGTTCGGCAGCAAGAAAGACGACGACGCGCCCCGCCGGCGCGGTGAAGAAACCGGCTCCAGCCGGCGTCGCAGCCAGAGCACGCGGGTGGAGCGGCGCAGCCGCCGACCGGACCGCTCCGGCGACGCCGAAGCCATGCTGCTCGATCCCACGCTTCCTGAAAAACAGCGTGCCCGCCGCCGCCTCGTGGGCGCCATCGCGCTCGTGCTCGCCGCCATCGTGATTTTGCCGATGGTGCTCGACTCGCACCCGAAGCCGGTCACCGACGACATCGCCATCGACATTCCGAGCCGCCCGGCCGATAAATCCTCCGCGCGCCAGCACGACGCCGAAGACACGCAAGCGGGCGTCGCGCCGGATAACCCGGCCGCCGCTGAATCGACCGGCGCCTCGGGCCTTGCAGCGGCGTCCTCGTCGCAGGCGACGCAAACCGCCGACACGAAAAAGCCCGCGGCCGCCGCGCAAAAGCCGGCACAGAACGCCGCCACGGGCACCACGCCGGGCACCGCATCGCAACAAGCCGCGCAGGCGCACGCCAGCAAGCCCGCCGCCGCCTCGGCCGCGACGAGCACGGCCTCGCGCAGCAAGCCGGTGGACACGACGCAAGCGAACAACGACAGCGCCACATCGTCCAGCACGAATGCGAGCACGGACGCCGGCACGCCGTCCACGCCGCCGGGCGCGCGTTTCGCCGTGCAACTGGGCGCGTTTTCGAACGGCAACACCGCGCGTAATTGGGTCACGAAGTTGAAAGCGGCGGGCGTGCCCGCATATGTCGAGGAACGCAAGGAAGCCGACGGCACCACGCGCACGCTGCTGCGCGCCGGGCCGTTCCCGGACCGCGCTTCGGCCACGGCGGCCATCGCGAAGGTGCGCGGCGCCGGCCTGATGGCAGGCTCGAACAGCAACGCGGAATAA
- the folC gene encoding bifunctional tetrahydrofolate synthase/dihydrofolate synthase, with the protein MSTFPSLDAWLTHLETAHPVGIDMGLDRIRQVKDALQLEFACPIFTVGGTNGKGSTCAILETILLKAGYHVGCHTSPHLLAFNERARIDGVQASDAELLPHFEAVEAARLSLDKPVSLTYFEFTTLAIMHLFASRGLDAVIFEVGLGGRLDAVNVLDTDCAIITSIDLDHTEYLGDTREKIGFEKAGIFRAGKPAICADPMAPQSLIDHAEAIGAELWLFGRDFRYEGQPGSERQQWSYVGPTMRRSALAYPALRGANQLINTTAALAGLEAVRDRLPVSAQDIRLGLANVELPGRFQVLPGKPAIIFDVGHNPHAAAVLAQNLGSMGYFPYTYAVFGAMRDKDIAGVIEHLKGEVDHWCVTDLPLPRAATAQQLEALLHDAGVNDGADSSVTRYESPSDAFQDALKRATENDRIIVFGSFLTVAGVMAWRKSQQH; encoded by the coding sequence ATGAGCACCTTTCCCTCCCTCGACGCGTGGCTCACGCATCTCGAAACTGCGCATCCGGTCGGCATCGACATGGGGCTCGATCGCATCCGTCAGGTGAAGGACGCGCTCCAGCTCGAATTCGCGTGCCCGATCTTCACGGTTGGCGGCACCAACGGGAAAGGCTCGACCTGCGCGATTCTCGAAACGATTCTGCTGAAGGCCGGTTATCACGTGGGCTGTCACACGTCGCCGCACTTGCTCGCGTTCAACGAGCGCGCGCGCATCGACGGCGTGCAGGCCAGCGACGCCGAGCTGCTGCCGCATTTCGAAGCCGTGGAAGCCGCGCGTCTTTCGCTCGACAAGCCGGTTTCGCTCACGTACTTCGAGTTCACGACGCTCGCGATCATGCATCTGTTCGCCTCGCGCGGGCTCGACGCGGTGATCTTCGAAGTGGGTCTGGGCGGGCGCCTGGATGCCGTGAACGTGCTCGATACCGACTGCGCGATCATCACCAGCATCGACCTCGATCACACCGAATATCTCGGCGATACGCGCGAGAAGATCGGTTTCGAGAAGGCCGGTATTTTCCGCGCGGGCAAGCCCGCGATTTGCGCCGATCCGATGGCGCCGCAGTCGCTGATCGACCATGCGGAGGCGATCGGCGCCGAACTGTGGCTGTTCGGCCGCGATTTCCGCTACGAAGGCCAGCCGGGCAGCGAGCGCCAGCAATGGAGCTACGTGGGCCCGACCATGCGGCGCTCGGCGCTCGCCTATCCGGCGCTGCGCGGCGCGAATCAGCTCATCAACACCACGGCGGCGCTGGCGGGTCTCGAAGCGGTGCGCGACCGCCTGCCGGTCTCGGCGCAGGACATTCGCCTCGGTCTGGCCAATGTCGAACTGCCGGGCCGGTTCCAGGTGCTGCCGGGCAAGCCGGCGATCATTTTCGACGTGGGCCACAACCCGCACGCGGCCGCCGTGCTCGCGCAGAATCTCGGCAGCATGGGCTATTTCCCGTACACCTACGCGGTGTTCGGCGCGATGCGCGACAAGGACATCGCGGGCGTGATCGAGCATCTGAAGGGCGAGGTCGATCACTGGTGCGTGACCGACCTGCCGCTGCCGCGTGCGGCAACGGCACAACAGCTGGAAGCGCTGTTGCACGACGCGGGCGTCAACGACGGCGCGGACAGCAGCGTGACGCGTTACGAAAGTCCGTCGGATGCATTTCAAGATGCGCTAAAACGTGCAACTGAAAATGATAGAATTATTGTTTTCGGTAGTTTCCTGACGGTTGCCGGGGTCATGGCCTGGCGCAAATCGCAGCAGCACTGA
- the accD gene encoding acetyl-CoA carboxylase, carboxyltransferase subunit beta: protein MSWLDKLLPPKIKQTDPKSRKSIPEGLWIKCPSCEAVLYRNDVEANLHVCPKCDHHMRIGARERLDGLLDPEGRYEIGQEIIPVDALKFKDSRKYPDRLKEAMDETGETDAMVVMGGAIRTLPVVVANFEFSFMGGSMGSVVGERFARGAQTALEQQVPFICFTASGGARMQESLLSLMQMAKTTAMLTKLSEAKLPFISVLTDPTMGGVSASFAFLGDVVIAEPKALIGFAGPRVIEQTVREKLPEGFQRAEFLLQKGAIDMIVDRRKLRDEIAQLLALLQRQPADAVA from the coding sequence ATGAGCTGGCTCGATAAACTGCTGCCGCCCAAGATCAAGCAAACCGATCCGAAAAGCCGCAAGAGCATTCCGGAAGGGTTGTGGATCAAGTGCCCGTCATGCGAAGCGGTGCTGTACCGCAACGACGTCGAGGCGAATCTCCACGTCTGTCCGAAGTGCGATCACCACATGCGCATTGGCGCGCGTGAACGCCTCGACGGTCTGCTCGACCCGGAAGGCCGCTATGAAATCGGCCAGGAAATCATTCCTGTCGACGCGCTGAAGTTCAAGGACAGCCGCAAGTATCCGGACCGCCTGAAAGAGGCCATGGATGAAACCGGCGAAACCGACGCCATGGTGGTGATGGGCGGCGCGATCCGCACGTTGCCGGTCGTCGTCGCCAATTTCGAGTTCTCGTTCATGGGCGGCTCGATGGGCTCGGTGGTCGGCGAGCGTTTCGCACGCGGCGCGCAAACCGCGCTCGAGCAGCAAGTGCCGTTCATCTGCTTCACCGCTTCGGGCGGCGCGCGCATGCAGGAAAGCCTGCTGTCGCTCATGCAGATGGCCAAGACCACGGCCATGCTCACGAAGCTCTCGGAAGCCAAACTGCCGTTCATCTCCGTGCTGACCGACCCCACCATGGGCGGTGTGTCGGCGAGCTTCGCGTTCCTCGGCGACGTGGTGATCGCCGAACCGAAGGCGCTGATCGGCTTTGCCGGCCCGCGCGTGATCGAGCAAACCGTGCGTGAAAAGCTGCCGGAAGGCTTCCAGCGCGCCGAATTCCTGCTGCAAAAGGGCGCGATCGACATGATCGTCGACCGCCGCAAGCTGCGCGACGAGATCGCGCAACTGCTCGCGCTGCTCCAGCGCCAGCCCGCCGACGCGGTGGCGTAA
- the trpA gene encoding tryptophan synthase subunit alpha, with amino-acid sequence MSRIKTTFAALAAEGKKGLIPFMTAGDPDPARTVEFMHALAAGGADVIELGVPFSDPMADGPVIQQASERALAKGVTLKSVLADVKRFRETDNKTPVVLMGYANPIERMGADEFVAAARDAGVDGVLVVDYPPEESEHFAAKMQAASIDPIFLLAPTSTDERIAAVGRAASGYVYYVSLKGVTGAANLDVASIAGKIPAIKEHVSLPVGVGFGIRDAQTAAAVAQVSDAVVIGSRIVQLLEQTPPDTAADALMQFIAGIRTALDENSGAI; translated from the coding sequence ATGTCCCGTATCAAGACCACGTTCGCGGCACTCGCCGCCGAAGGCAAGAAAGGCCTGATCCCGTTCATGACGGCAGGCGATCCCGATCCCGCGCGCACCGTCGAATTCATGCACGCGCTGGCCGCGGGCGGCGCCGACGTCATCGAACTCGGGGTGCCGTTCTCGGACCCGATGGCGGATGGCCCGGTGATCCAGCAAGCGTCGGAGCGCGCGCTCGCGAAGGGCGTGACGCTCAAGAGCGTGCTCGCCGACGTGAAGCGCTTTCGCGAAACCGACAACAAGACGCCCGTCGTGCTGATGGGCTACGCCAACCCGATCGAACGCATGGGCGCCGACGAATTCGTCGCGGCCGCGCGCGATGCGGGCGTGGACGGCGTGCTGGTGGTCGATTACCCGCCCGAGGAGTCGGAGCATTTCGCCGCGAAAATGCAGGCCGCGAGCATCGATCCCATTTTCCTGCTCGCACCCACGTCGACGGACGAACGGATCGCCGCCGTGGGCCGCGCCGCGAGCGGCTACGTCTATTACGTCTCGCTCAAGGGCGTGACCGGTGCAGCGAATCTCGACGTTGCGAGCATCGCGGGTAAAATCCCGGCCATCAAGGAGCATGTCTCGCTGCCCGTGGGCGTCGGCTTTGGCATTCGCGACGCGCAAACCGCCGCGGCGGTCGCGCAGGTGTCGGACGCGGTGGTGATCGGCAGCCGCATCGTGCAGCTGCTCGAACAGACTCCGCCCGACACGGCAGCGGACGCGCTCATGCAATTCATTGCCGGCATTCGGACAGCGCTCGACGAAAATTCAGGCGCAATTTAA
- a CDS encoding DNA-methyltransferase codes for MRDEFDEPLAPAPVGDATAAVAADALPMASRVPVVPDSIRLLNRDFLTDAANLPDASIDLIVADPPYGLGKDYGNDSDMRSGEDFLSWTYEWLDLAIPKLKASGSLYVFCTWQYAPEIFVYLKSKLTMINEIVWDRRVPSMGGTTRRFTSVHDNIGFFAVSKDYYFDLDPVRIPYDAATKKARSRKLFEGSKWLELGYNPKDVWSVSRLHRQHAERVDHPTQKPLEIVERMVLASCPPGGRVLDPFMGSGTTAVACARQKREFVGYEINESYCAIARERVSAAALATPAAAADASATPSVAAGA; via the coding sequence ATGCGTGACGAGTTCGACGAGCCGCTTGCGCCGGCACCCGTGGGCGACGCGACCGCCGCGGTTGCGGCGGACGCACTGCCCATGGCTTCCCGCGTTCCCGTGGTGCCCGACAGCATCCGGCTCCTGAACCGCGATTTTCTGACCGATGCAGCGAATTTGCCCGACGCCTCGATCGATTTGATCGTCGCCGATCCGCCTTACGGGCTCGGCAAGGACTACGGCAACGACTCCGACATGCGTTCGGGCGAGGACTTTCTCTCCTGGACGTACGAATGGCTCGACCTCGCGATCCCGAAGCTCAAGGCCAGCGGCTCGCTCTACGTGTTCTGCACGTGGCAGTACGCGCCCGAGATCTTCGTCTATCTCAAGTCGAAACTCACGATGATCAACGAGATCGTCTGGGATCGTCGCGTACCCAGTATGGGTGGCACGACGCGCCGTTTTACCTCGGTGCACGACAACATCGGTTTTTTCGCGGTCTCGAAGGATTACTACTTCGATCTCGATCCCGTCCGCATCCCGTACGATGCCGCCACGAAGAAGGCGCGTTCGCGCAAGTTGTTCGAAGGCAGCAAGTGGCTGGAGCTCGGCTACAACCCCAAGGACGTCTGGTCGGTTTCGCGGCTGCACCGGCAGCATGCGGAGCGTGTGGATCATCCCACCCAGAAGCCCCTGGAGATCGTCGAGCGCATGGTGCTCGCGAGCTGCCCGCCCGGCGGCCGCGTGCTGGACCCGTTCATGGGCAGCGGCACCACGGCAGTCGCCTGCGCGCGTCAGAAGCGCGAATTCGTCGGCTATGAAATTAACGAAAGTTACTGCGCGATCGCGCGTGAACGCGTGAGCGCGGCGGCGTTGGCTACGCCAGCGGCCGCCGCGGACGCGAGCGCGACGCCCTCTGTCGCGGCCGGGGCCTGA
- the trpB gene encoding tryptophan synthase subunit beta, translating to MYNLPDERGHFGQYGGVFAAETLMQAIDELREAYAKFKDDPEFVAEYQRELKHFVGRPSPVYHAQRWSELLGGAQIYLKREDLNHTGAHKVNNVIGQALLAKRMGKPRVIAETGAGQHGVATATIAARFGMECVVYMGAEDVRRQAANVYRMKLLGATVVPVESGSRTLKDALNEAMRDWVTNVENTFYIIGTVAGPHPYPMMVRDFQRVIGDECRVQMPEMTGRQPDAVIACVGGGSNAMGIFYPYIDDTSVQLIGVEPAGDGMETGRHAASLAAGTPGVLHGNRTYLLQDENGQIIETHSVSAGLDYPGVGPEHAWLKDSGRAQYVTIDDEEALKAFHDCCRIEGIIPALESSHALAHAAKLAPSLPKDKVLLVNLSGRGDKDMHTVAERSGIQF from the coding sequence ATGTACAACTTACCCGATGAACGTGGCCACTTCGGCCAATATGGCGGCGTGTTCGCTGCCGAAACCCTCATGCAGGCGATCGACGAACTGCGCGAGGCTTACGCGAAGTTCAAGGACGATCCCGAGTTTGTCGCCGAGTATCAGCGCGAGCTGAAACATTTCGTCGGCCGTCCTTCGCCGGTGTATCACGCGCAGCGCTGGAGCGAATTGCTCGGCGGCGCGCAGATCTACCTCAAGCGCGAGGATCTGAATCACACCGGCGCGCACAAGGTGAACAACGTGATCGGCCAGGCGCTGCTCGCGAAACGCATGGGCAAACCGCGCGTGATCGCCGAGACGGGCGCGGGCCAGCACGGCGTGGCCACGGCCACGATCGCCGCGCGCTTTGGCATGGAATGCGTGGTCTACATGGGCGCCGAAGACGTGCGCCGTCAGGCCGCGAACGTCTACCGCATGAAGCTCCTGGGCGCGACGGTGGTGCCGGTCGAATCCGGTTCGCGCACGCTCAAGGACGCGCTCAACGAAGCCATGCGCGACTGGGTCACCAACGTGGAAAACACGTTCTACATCATCGGCACGGTCGCGGGTCCGCATCCGTATCCGATGATGGTGCGCGACTTCCAGCGCGTGATCGGCGACGAATGCCGCGTGCAGATGCCCGAGATGACGGGGCGCCAGCCCGACGCCGTGATTGCGTGCGTTGGCGGCGGTTCGAATGCGATGGGCATTTTTTATCCGTATATCGACGACACTTCGGTGCAGTTGATCGGCGTGGAACCGGCCGGCGACGGCATGGAAACGGGCCGTCATGCGGCGTCGCTCGCCGCGGGCACGCCGGGCGTTCTGCACGGCAACCGCACCTACCTGCTGCAGGACGAGAACGGCCAGATCATCGAAACGCATTCGGTTTCGGCGGGCCTCGACTATCCGGGCGTCGGTCCGGAGCACGCATGGCTCAAGGACAGCGGTCGCGCGCAATACGTGACCATCGACGACGAGGAAGCGCTCAAGGCGTTCCACGACTGCTGCCGTATCGAGGGCATCATTCCCGCGCTGGAGTCGAGCCACGCGCTCGCGCACGCGGCGAAGCTCGCGCCGTCGCTGCCCAAGGACAAGGTTCTGCTGGTGAACCTGTCGGGCCGTGGCGACAAGGACATGCACACGGTCGCCGAGCGATCGGGCATCCAGTTCTGA
- a CDS encoding phosphoribosylanthranilate isomerase has product MTQADTNVPHRTRIKLCGLSTPEAVAQAIDLGADAIGLVFYPPSARSVSVAQAVELTRDIPPFVSVVGLFVNATAQWMSEVASNVSLTLLQFHGDETPEQCEALAAVAGLPWLRALRVAADTRQADLIESANRYSSASGLLFDTHVEGYGGGGKVFDWSLIPAGLARRAVLSGGLNAQNVGEAVRQVRPFAVDVSSGIEVPGARGVKDHARMAAFVRAVREADAG; this is encoded by the coding sequence ATGACGCAAGCCGACACTAACGTCCCGCATCGCACCCGTATCAAGCTGTGCGGCCTCTCGACGCCCGAGGCGGTCGCGCAGGCCATCGATCTGGGCGCGGATGCCATCGGCCTCGTGTTTTATCCGCCTAGCGCGCGCTCGGTGAGCGTGGCGCAGGCCGTGGAACTCACGCGCGATATCCCGCCGTTCGTCTCGGTCGTGGGCCTGTTCGTGAACGCCACGGCGCAATGGATGAGCGAAGTCGCCAGCAACGTGTCGCTCACGCTGCTGCAGTTTCATGGCGACGAAACCCCCGAGCAGTGCGAAGCGCTGGCGGCCGTTGCCGGTTTGCCCTGGTTGCGCGCCCTGCGAGTGGCGGCCGATACTCGCCAGGCCGATTTGATAGAATCGGCAAATCGTTATTCATCAGCTTCCGGCCTTCTGTTCGACACGCACGTCGAGGGCTACGGTGGCGGCGGAAAGGTCTTCGATTGGTCACTTATTCCCGCAGGTCTCGCGCGTCGGGCCGTTTTGAGTGGTGGCTTGAACGCGCAAAACGTCGGTGAGGCGGTTCGCCAGGTGCGCCCGTTCGCTGTCGATGTCTCGAGTGGCATCGAAGTGCCGGGCGCCAGGGGCGTGAAGGATCACGCCCGTATGGCGGCGTTCGTACGCGCGGTGCGCGAAGCGGACGCGGGATGA
- the truA gene encoding tRNA pseudouridine(38-40) synthase TruA, producing MRIALGIQYDGAAFCGWQSQPHGKTVQDVLERALREFACVPLQTVVAGRTDTGVHGLGQVVHFDTDLDRTPFSWVRGTNAFLPSTVSVQWAKPMSEAFHARFAAFERTYYYVLYVHPVRSPMLANRAGWIHTPLDVDAMREAAAHLIGEHDFSAFRSSECQSKTPVKHLYQIDIRPQGDFIHFRFRANAFLHHMVRNLMGCLVAVGRGRYAAPWLAEVLAGRDRARAAPTFMPDGLYLAQVGYPDEFAVPAPHTASVPWSEVWNDAPGGAA from the coding sequence ATGCGTATCGCGCTAGGCATTCAGTACGACGGCGCCGCCTTTTGCGGCTGGCAATCTCAGCCGCACGGCAAGACGGTGCAGGACGTGCTCGAGCGCGCGTTGCGCGAATTCGCGTGCGTGCCGCTGCAAACGGTCGTGGCGGGGCGCACGGACACGGGCGTGCACGGGCTCGGTCAAGTCGTCCATTTCGACACCGATCTCGACCGCACGCCGTTCTCGTGGGTGCGCGGCACCAATGCGTTCTTGCCCTCGACCGTGTCGGTGCAGTGGGCCAAGCCCATGTCCGAGGCGTTTCACGCGCGCTTCGCGGCGTTCGAGCGCACCTATTACTACGTGCTCTACGTGCACCCGGTGCGCTCACCCATGCTGGCGAACCGCGCAGGCTGGATTCACACGCCGCTCGATGTCGATGCCATGCGCGAGGCGGCGGCGCATTTGATCGGCGAGCACGATTTTTCGGCGTTCCGCTCGTCCGAGTGTCAGTCGAAAACGCCGGTCAAGCATCTGTATCAGATCGATATCCGGCCGCAGGGCGACTTCATCCACTTCCGTTTTCGCGCCAACGCGTTCCTGCATCACATGGTGCGCAACCTCATGGGTTGCCTCGTGGCCGTGGGGCGCGGGCGCTACGCGGCGCCGTGGCTGGCGGAAGTGCTGGCGGGTCGCGACCGTGCCAGAGCCGCGCCGACCTTCATGCCCGACGGCCTCTATCTCGCCCAGGTAGGCTATCCTGACGAGTTCGCGGTGCCCGCGCCGCACACGGCCAGCGTGCCGTGGAGCGAGGTATGGAACGACGCGCCCGGCGGCGCTGCCTGA